Part of the Jatrophihabitans sp. GAS493 genome, GCTCCGACTCCGACGCCTACCGGCACCGGTGGCAACAACCTGCCGGGCTCGACGCCGACTCCGACGCCGACCTCCTCCCCGGTGGCCACGCCGGTTCCGACGGCGACCCCGACCGGCGGCGCCACGCCGACGCCGGCACCGGGTGGAACCCAGTGGATCCCGCCGAACTTGAACTAATTGCTCGCTGAACGAGCTAACTACCCAGGCACAACTGCCGATAGGAGTTTCGTGCAGTAGCTGCACGGATCGAACGGTCACCGAGCTTGGTGGCTGGCCCAACAAGACGCCGGACCCCAGCCCGGTGAATACCATCCCCCAATCAGGAGAACCCCATGCTCGGATCACTGCTCACCAAGCTCAAGACGATTCGTGAAGAGCGCGCCGAAGGCGACCGCGGCTTCACCCTCATCGAGCTCCTCGTGGTTGTCGTCATCATCGGCATCCTCATCGCCATCGCCATCCCGCTCTACAGCAACTACAAGAAGGGCGCCGAGAACAAGTCGGCCAAGTCCGACGTTCGCAACGCCATCCCGGTCATCGAGCAGTGCTACACCGACAACGGCAACAAGTACCCGACCACCACCCAGGCGCCGGCCGAGAGCGCCAACCTGACGTTCGGCGCCGAGTGCCCGAACGGCACGATCACCGTATCGACCGGTAACACGCTCAAGTACACCTGGGACTCCGCTGCCACCGCGTACACCATCACTGCGAAGAACACCGACGGTGGAACCCTTTACAGCTACACCAGCGGCACTGCCACCGGCGCTGGCAAGATCAACCCGTAATTACCTGAAGGATCGTCGCGTGCGGCGCTCGTGGACGAGCGCCGCACCCGGCAGCAGTACCGCTGTACCACCATCAATATCGCATCGCGCCTCTAGGACCCCCGCCTACTCGCGCGGACATCACCTCACCACCCTGTCACCCCCGTACACAGGAGAACGAAATGCTCGCATCACTACTCACCAAGCTCAAGACGATCCGTGAAGAGCGCGCCGAAGGCGACCGCGGCTTCACCCTCATCGAGCTCCTCGTGGTTGTCGTCATCATCGGCATCCTCATCGCCATCGCGATCCCGCTCTACAGCAACTACAAGAAGGGCGCCGAGAACAAATCGGCCCAGTCGGACGTCCGCAACGCGATCCCCGTCATCGAGCAGTACCAGGCCGACAACAGCGCCTACCCGCTGGCAGCGGCTGTCACCGTCGACGCGACCAGCGGTGTCATGTCATTCGTGTCGGTCGACGGTGCCACGACCACCAAGGCCAACGCATCGACGGATGTCACGCTTGTCTACAAGCCGCTGGCAAGCCCCGCTGGCTACATGGTCTGCGCCATGCAGAAGGACGGCGGCCAGTGGTACACGTACAGCACGGTCACCGGAAAGCTCGACAAGAGCGCGACGAACGTCAACGACTGCGCCTAGTTCACTGGCCAATCCTCTTTGCCGAGCGAGCGAACCTCGGCGCTCGGCAAAGAGGGCAACCCGGTAGGCGCCTAGCGACGCACGCGGTTCGTCGAGCCGCACGACCCAACAGGAGGTGTCCGATGACCACAGCGAAACTCTTTGCTGCCGTCACTGGGCACCTCCGTCGTGCGTTGAACACGCAGAGCGACAACGCCACAACTGAACGATCAGAGGGCGGCTTCACCCTCATCGAGGTCGTCGTCTCCTTTACTTTATTGATTATTATCGGCAGCACCGTGATGGTGGGAATCGGCAACGGCATCCACGCCTCGAACGCCACCCGGGTGCGTACCACCGCGAGCAACGTCGCCCGCGATTACATCGAGCAGGCCCGGAGCATGTCGCCGGCTCAAGTGACCGCGATCTCGCCGACCTCGGTCAAGGTCGGTGCCCAGACCTTCACCGTCACCCGTTCGGTGAGCGTCGGCCAACCCGGTCTGACCTTCGCCGCAGGTGTCACCTGCGCCACCGCTCCCAACCAGACCGGGCTGTACAACTCGCTGCTGCCGCTGATGCTCTACATCACGGTGACGGTCAGCTGGAACGGTGCGTCCGCACCGGCCCGCTCGGACACGGCACTGGCCTGCGTGAGCGCATGATGGCGGCCAAGCGAATCCTCCGGGCAGTACGGCACCGCGCCCTCGGCCAGTCCGGCGCCGAGTCGGGCATGACGCTCATGGAACTAGTCGTCTCAATGGGCTTGGCCACCCTGCTCGGTGCGATGACGCTGGCCTTCTTCATCTCCTCGAACACCGCGGCCAGTCGCACCGTCACCGCCAACATCTCCAGCGCCTCGGCCCGCGACGCGCTTGACTCCTGGACGCAGCTCATCCGGGTCGCCGACACCCCGGCCTACGACCCGACGCACGTCGTGCTCAACAGTGTGGCCCAGGACGTCGACGCCCGTCAGGGTGATTCGATCGTCTACCTCGACGCGACCAACCTGGTTTTCTACGCAAATGTCGGCAATCGCGGGTCCACCACCGGCAGCCGGGCCAGCAGCACCAAGATGTGGTTGGCCCTTGAAAACGGGTCACTGATCGAGCGCTCCTACCCCGACACCCCGGCCAACGCCGGCGGCTATGACGCCTCCGGCGCGCCAGCGGTGGGTGGAGCGACCACGACCCGCGTACTGGCCACCAACGTGACCCTCGGCGCACAGGCCGGCTGTGGCACTTCGCAGTCGACCATCAATCAGCTCTTCATTCCGTGCTCGGCCGCCGGCGCCCAGCTGGCGATGAGCGCCTCCGACGCCGGGTCACCCGGACTCTCGGTGATGAAGACCGCCTGCAACGACGCTGACACCTCGACCTACTGGTGTGGATCCGGAAACCCAACGGTGCCGACGACGGTGCCGGCCAGCAGCATCGTCATCGCCTTCACTGTGACAACGACGACGAGCGACGGCGTCGCCACCAACCAGTCCTACATCTCAGCGGCGGCGATGACCGGTGCCGCATCCGTTCCTGGAGGTAACTCATGAAGAGGGCGCGCCGGGCGTTTCTGGCCCGAATGGCGAGAGTTCGGGGAACGGGTGTCGAGGCGGTCGAGTCCGGCTTCGCACTGATCTACACCTTGGTCGTCACCACCATCGTCCTCATCTCCGCCACCTCCATGCTCGTCGTAACCGCCAACGGAATCGTTCCGGCCAAGACCAGCCAGGACGCTTCACGCGCAGTCGCGGCGGCCGAGGCCGGCGTCCAGTACTACCAGGCCTGGTTGAACATTCGCTGTAGCACGCTCAGCTCCTCCACCCCGTGCCCGTCTCTCTCAACCAGCACCGCCGGGGCGGGCCTGCTCGCGGTGAACGCGCCGGGCACGACGATAACCATCCCCGGCTCGGGCGCTGCCGGTCTGGCGGCGACGTTCACCGTCGACACACTCAACCTGGCCAACAACCTGTACATCAGCCAGCACAAGATCCGGATCAAGTCGACCGGCACGGTGGGCAAAGTTTCCCGGAGCATCGTCGCCGACATCACCCCGGCCCAGTCGACGCTCGACCTCGCCTACTCCTCGACCTACGAGACCGTCGGCAGCCAGCTCATCGCCCAGCAGAACCCGAAGCGCACCATTGCCCTGCCGAGTTCGTCGGTGCTCAACAGCGTCCTCTCCGGTGTCACCGGCCTGACCAGCATCCTTGGTGCGGGCTTGGGTTCGGGCTCGTCGGTGACCTGGAACGGCAACCCGCCGGCCACCTGGTGCGACAACCTCTACTACCCGACCGACGAACACGACCCGTCGACCGGCGCCCTCTACGACCCGGGGATGGGCGGTTCGATCACCGGCCAGACCTACGGCCGCCAGCAGCTGCGGTCATCGATCAACCCGGCCCCGGCCACTGGCTATGACTGGACCGAAGGCGGAAACCTCGCGCTGGTCAGCCTCCTCGGTATCCCGATCTCGCTGGGCGCCCTCACCGCGCAGCAGCACAGCGGACTCTGCGCGGTCGCCATGACCTCCGGCCAGACCTTCACCGGCCCGGTCTACTCCAAGGACGCGCTCTACCTCTCCAAGGTGACGAACACCGGTCTCGGGCCGCAGTTCCTGGAGGGGGCGAGCACCGGTTGGACGGCCGACAAGGGCGCGCCGAGCCTGCCCTACGTCCAGTTCCAGGAGGACCTCCTCCAGACGCTCAAGTCGAACGTGGTGAGCGATCCGGTGGACCGCCCGCAGCTGCCGGCCGAGGCGGAGCCGGCGACCCCGACCTGCATCTACTACGGGCCGACCCGGATCGTCGTGAACGGCGCCACGGCGACGGTAACGAGCCCGGAGACGCTGGCCTCCCCCAGCGCTTCCGCACCCTGCTACAACTCCGCCCCCGGCCTGTCGGTGAGCAGCCCGCCGCGAGTCTGGGATCCCGCGCAGAACGAGCCGGTTACCGGGACCGGCGTGGCCGGCGCGACGATCTCATCGACCGCGGCCATTGTGGTCAAGAACGCCGGCGACAATGACC contains:
- a CDS encoding type II secretion system protein — its product is MTTAKLFAAVTGHLRRALNTQSDNATTERSEGGFTLIEVVVSFTLLIIIGSTVMVGIGNGIHASNATRVRTTASNVARDYIEQARSMSPAQVTAISPTSVKVGAQTFTVTRSVSVGQPGLTFAAGVTCATAPNQTGLYNSLLPLMLYITVTVSWNGASAPARSDTALACVSA
- a CDS encoding prepilin-type N-terminal cleavage/methylation domain-containing protein, with the protein product MLGSLLTKLKTIREERAEGDRGFTLIELLVVVVIIGILIAIAIPLYSNYKKGAENKSAKSDVRNAIPVIEQCYTDNGNKYPTTTQAPAESANLTFGAECPNGTITVSTGNTLKYTWDSAATAYTITAKNTDGGTLYSYTSGTATGAGKINP
- a CDS encoding prepilin-type N-terminal cleavage/methylation domain-containing protein: MLASLLTKLKTIREERAEGDRGFTLIELLVVVVIIGILIAIAIPLYSNYKKGAENKSAQSDVRNAIPVIEQYQADNSAYPLAAAVTVDATSGVMSFVSVDGATTTKANASTDVTLVYKPLASPAGYMVCAMQKDGGQWYTYSTVTGKLDKSATNVNDCA